The Microbacter sp. GSS18 genome has a segment encoding these proteins:
- a CDS encoding SDR family oxidoreductase produces MLDRRVALITGCGKPDGAGRAIAARLVEDGFAVVVTDRAPQGVPNAGEQARSGGAGIADYAAEVEASGGTALALTGDIGDPGDVERMVGEALARFGRIDVLVNNAAAPQGPDRVDIADVPFDAWNEILRVNLTGVFLMSQAVIGPMREQRYGRIVNISSMAGIDAAPRSTAYSASKAGVLGFTRALAMDVARWGITVNAICPGLVSTSRSMLGRRDADRDEAMRTIGGRIAVGKVGRPHDVANAVAFFADERTDHITAQELPLDGGGLSAFPLAGPDDAAAPAR; encoded by the coding sequence ATGCTCGATCGCCGCGTGGCGCTGATCACCGGATGCGGCAAGCCGGACGGCGCGGGGCGCGCGATCGCGGCCCGCCTCGTCGAGGACGGCTTCGCGGTCGTCGTGACCGACCGCGCGCCGCAGGGCGTGCCGAATGCCGGCGAGCAGGCACGTTCCGGTGGCGCCGGCATCGCGGACTACGCGGCCGAGGTCGAGGCATCCGGCGGCACCGCTCTGGCGCTGACCGGCGACATCGGCGACCCCGGCGACGTCGAGCGGATGGTCGGCGAGGCCCTCGCGCGGTTCGGACGCATCGACGTGCTCGTCAACAACGCCGCCGCACCCCAGGGGCCCGACCGCGTCGACATCGCAGACGTGCCGTTCGACGCCTGGAACGAGATCCTCCGGGTGAACCTCACGGGCGTCTTCCTCATGAGCCAGGCGGTGATCGGCCCGATGCGCGAGCAGCGCTACGGGCGCATCGTCAACATCTCGTCGATGGCGGGGATCGACGCCGCTCCGCGCTCGACGGCGTACTCGGCCTCGAAAGCGGGCGTGCTCGGCTTCACGCGGGCGCTCGCGATGGATGTCGCCCGGTGGGGCATCACGGTCAACGCGATCTGCCCGGGCCTGGTGAGCACCAGCCGGTCGATGCTCGGCCGCCGCGATGCGGACCGCGATGAGGCGATGCGCACGATAGGCGGCCGCATCGCGGTCGGCAAGGTGGGGCGCCCTCACGACGTCGCGAACGCGGTCGCCTTCTTCGCCGACGAGCGCACGGATCACATCACGGCGCAGGAGCTCCCGCTCGACGGCGGCGGGCTCAGCGCCTTTCCGCTGGCCGGACCCGACGACGCCGCGGCGCCGGCGCGGTGA
- a CDS encoding UGSC family (seleno)protein, which yields MTVTTEELIDPTGFEIARDEPTLAPRPGTLARLTVGLLDNTKPNATPLLDEIGDALERRFGVGATRRYTKDYFGTPAKTDLIDRIALECDVVVTAVGDCGSCSAATVADGILFERAGTPAVSVCSDTFLVSGRAMAQLQGFPDYEFLTVPHPVASLDRPALRERAVAIVDDVARVLGTGAAR from the coding sequence ATGACCGTCACGACGGAAGAGCTGATCGACCCGACCGGATTCGAGATCGCGCGCGACGAACCGACGCTCGCTCCGCGGCCGGGAACGCTGGCCCGACTCACGGTCGGCCTGCTCGACAACACCAAGCCGAACGCGACGCCTCTGCTCGACGAGATCGGCGACGCCCTCGAGCGCCGCTTCGGCGTCGGCGCCACCCGCCGGTACACGAAGGACTACTTCGGCACGCCGGCGAAGACCGACCTGATCGACAGGATCGCGCTCGAATGCGACGTCGTGGTCACGGCGGTCGGCGACTGCGGCTCGTGCAGCGCGGCGACGGTGGCCGACGGCATCCTGTTCGAACGGGCGGGGACCCCGGCGGTGAGCGTCTGCTCCGACACGTTCCTCGTCTCGGGGCGCGCCATGGCGCAGCTGCAGGGATTCCCGGACTACGAGTTCCTGACGGTCCCTCATCCCGTGGCGAGCCTGGACCGACCGGCGCTGCGCGAGCGGGCCGTCGCGATCGTGGACGACGTCGCCCGCGTGCTGGGAACGGGGGCCGCGCGATGA
- a CDS encoding UGSC family (seleno)protein codes for MSPTTTRSTPGIIDPTDISVRGGAPSAPRATRPEQLAGARVGLLSNTKRNADRMLDAVGEILLDDGRAAALVRRVKHDFAMPLAPDLRAELIRECDVVVVGVGDCGSCSAAAVADAIALEGAGVPAAVICTEQFSSTSRAMAALKGDPEHPIVLTPHPVANLTAEGILDRARDLSGQVADVLTRATRGAIG; via the coding sequence ATGTCCCCTACGACGACACGATCCACACCCGGGATCATCGACCCGACGGACATCAGCGTCCGCGGCGGGGCACCGTCGGCTCCGCGCGCGACGCGACCCGAGCAGCTGGCCGGCGCCCGCGTGGGCCTGCTGAGCAACACCAAGCGCAACGCGGACCGGATGCTCGACGCCGTGGGGGAGATCCTGCTCGACGATGGGCGTGCGGCCGCGCTGGTGCGCCGCGTGAAGCACGACTTCGCCATGCCGCTGGCCCCCGATCTGCGGGCGGAGCTCATCCGCGAGTGCGACGTCGTGGTGGTCGGGGTCGGCGACTGCGGGTCGTGCAGCGCGGCGGCGGTGGCGGACGCCATCGCGCTCGAAGGCGCCGGAGTCCCCGCCGCCGTCATCTGCACCGAGCAGTTCTCGTCGACCTCGCGTGCCATGGCGGCGCTGAAGGGCGACCCCGAGCACCCGATCGTGCTCACGCCGCACCCCGTCGCCAACCTCACGGCCGAGGGCATCCTGGACCGGGCGCGGGATCTGTCGGGCCAGGTCGCGGACGTGCTGACCCGCGCGACGCGTGGGGCCATCGGATGA
- a CDS encoding IclR family transcriptional regulator, with the protein MSTSSEEATKLTAAGRLLALLGAFTRSDGHLTLSEISRHAGLSLSTTHRLVQELLAWDGLEVDDTGRYRLGPKILELASSSTNGLRLRERALPHLIDIHRRTNMTVNLAVRDGRSLLYLEALRPHPNYTGQNRIGGQLPLHVAAAGLVLLAFAPDEVVDEYLSAPLRRYTPSTVTEPDRFREILERVRTERYAVTSGTLTVTAGSVAAPVVGPDGDVVAAVGLIYFLEHHDPAAYVDLVRSTAARASRALSDNRPIRMSENAREFRRRHAMPA; encoded by the coding sequence ATGTCCACATCATCCGAGGAAGCGACCAAGCTCACCGCGGCGGGGCGCCTGCTCGCCCTCCTCGGCGCCTTCACGCGCAGCGACGGACACCTCACCCTCTCGGAGATCAGCCGGCACGCGGGGCTGTCGTTGTCCACGACGCACCGGCTCGTGCAGGAGCTCCTCGCGTGGGACGGGCTCGAGGTCGACGACACCGGCCGCTACCGCCTCGGCCCCAAGATCCTCGAGCTCGCGTCGAGCTCGACGAACGGATTGCGCTTGCGCGAGCGGGCTCTGCCGCACCTCATCGACATCCACCGCCGCACCAACATGACGGTGAATCTCGCCGTGCGCGACGGGCGCAGCCTGCTCTATCTCGAGGCGTTGCGCCCGCACCCCAACTACACCGGCCAGAACCGCATCGGCGGTCAGCTGCCCCTGCATGTGGCGGCGGCCGGGCTGGTGCTGCTGGCATTCGCACCCGACGAGGTCGTCGACGAATACCTCAGCGCCCCCCTGCGGCGCTACACGCCCTCCACGGTGACGGAGCCTGATCGGTTCCGCGAGATCCTCGAGCGCGTGCGCACGGAGCGCTACGCGGTCACGAGCGGGACCCTGACCGTCACCGCCGGCTCGGTCGCGGCGCCGGTCGTCGGCCCCGACGGCGACGTCGTCGCCGCCGTCGGACTCATCTACTTCCTCGAGCATCACGACCCGGCCGCGTACGTCGACCTCGTGCGGTCCACCGCGGCACGGGCGTCGCGGGCTCTCAGCGACAACCGGCCGATCCGCATGAGCGAGAACGCGCGGGAGTTCCGCCGCCGGCACGCGATGCCGGCCTGA
- a CDS encoding ABC transporter substrate-binding protein, translated as MNDHRRRKYGAAAVLAAAALAVAGCSASADEQPAEEVVYIQAIADDPMGLNAQLVSGATPSMFSAQIMDPLIRVDDAGELTPGLAESWELSDDGLELTLHLRQGVVWHDGEPFTAEDVKFNFDEIVELQTFGSRLASAIDDTEIVDERTVVVHFGSVFGPVLETVAQQYMVPMHIYEGTDYVTNQANIEPIGTGPMMFDSYTSGEQVVLVKNPDYWDGTVQVDRAVYPILADPNSRAVALFAGEIDRADIDAAQQDRVNEDDALHLMERGFFSQDVVVMFNGGAAPLDTVDVRAAVFAAIDRDAVTDVALKGLGTTAQGFFPPGLEWAVNTDVNFDSDFPRDLDAIGAALDDAGYPVGDDGTRFTLDGRFISELSEVAASAELIKSQLAEVGIELNLIGESGSVFTEKVYTESDFDLAFLRSTVGADPSTGIVRWYECNPDRRAAANPSQICDDQIQAAAEGALMTTDREQRGAHLRDLQARANELMFYAPLTWYYGAYPTVNTTRWEGLLDPQPMTNLVPWTTMTLTG; from the coding sequence GTGAACGATCACAGGAGAAGGAAGTACGGGGCGGCCGCGGTCCTCGCGGCGGCGGCGCTCGCGGTGGCGGGATGCTCGGCGTCCGCCGACGAGCAGCCGGCCGAAGAGGTCGTCTACATCCAGGCGATCGCCGACGACCCGATGGGGCTGAACGCGCAGCTGGTCAGCGGCGCGACGCCGTCGATGTTCAGCGCGCAGATCATGGACCCGCTGATCCGGGTCGACGACGCCGGAGAGCTCACTCCCGGTCTGGCGGAGAGCTGGGAGCTCAGCGACGACGGCCTCGAACTCACGCTGCACCTGCGGCAGGGAGTCGTGTGGCACGACGGCGAGCCCTTCACTGCCGAGGACGTGAAGTTCAACTTCGACGAGATCGTCGAGCTGCAGACGTTCGGCTCGCGGCTGGCGTCGGCGATCGACGACACCGAGATCGTCGACGAGCGCACGGTCGTCGTGCATTTCGGCTCGGTCTTCGGCCCGGTGCTCGAGACCGTGGCGCAGCAGTACATGGTGCCGATGCACATCTACGAGGGCACCGACTACGTGACCAACCAGGCCAACATCGAGCCGATCGGCACGGGGCCGATGATGTTCGACTCGTACACGTCGGGCGAGCAGGTCGTCCTGGTGAAGAACCCGGACTACTGGGACGGCACCGTCCAGGTCGACCGCGCCGTGTACCCGATCCTGGCCGACCCGAACAGCCGCGCGGTGGCCCTGTTCGCAGGCGAGATCGACCGCGCCGACATCGACGCCGCGCAGCAGGACCGCGTGAACGAGGACGACGCGCTCCACCTGATGGAGCGCGGGTTCTTCTCGCAGGACGTCGTGGTCATGTTCAACGGCGGCGCGGCGCCGCTCGACACCGTCGATGTCCGCGCGGCCGTCTTCGCGGCGATCGACCGGGATGCCGTCACCGACGTCGCGTTGAAAGGCCTGGGCACCACCGCGCAGGGCTTCTTCCCGCCCGGGCTGGAGTGGGCCGTGAACACCGATGTGAACTTCGACAGCGACTTCCCGCGCGACCTCGACGCGATCGGCGCCGCGCTCGACGACGCGGGCTATCCCGTCGGTGACGACGGGACGCGCTTCACGCTCGACGGGCGCTTCATCTCGGAGCTGTCCGAGGTGGCTGCGAGCGCGGAGCTGATCAAGTCGCAGCTGGCGGAGGTCGGCATCGAGCTGAACCTGATCGGGGAGTCCGGCTCGGTCTTCACCGAGAAGGTGTACACCGAGAGCGACTTCGACCTGGCCTTCCTGCGTTCGACGGTGGGTGCAGACCCGAGCACGGGAATCGTGCGCTGGTACGAGTGCAACCCCGATCGCCGCGCGGCGGCGAACCCGTCGCAGATCTGCGACGACCAGATCCAGGCGGCGGCCGAGGGGGCACTCATGACCACCGACCGAGAGCAGCGCGGCGCACATCTGCGCGACCTGCAGGCCCGCGCGAACGAGCTCATGTTCTACGCTCCGCTCACGTGGTACTACGGTGCCTATCCGACGGTGAACACGACGCGCTGGGAGGGGCTGCTGGACCCGCAGCCGATGACCAACCTGGTGCCATGGACGACCATGACGCTGACCGGGTGA
- a CDS encoding ABC transporter ATP-binding protein produces MLLEAKNVSKVFRGRRGAAPVHAVREASVVAEPGRFVAIVGESGSGKSTLARLLLGLLDPSGGAIECDGVDVASMGRAQMTAYRRQVQAVLQDPAGSLNPRKRVEQAVGEVVRLHGIAHGREAVRATVADALALVGMTPAEQFLDRYPHELSGGQRQRVLIARAIVLRPRVIVADEAVSALDASVKAGVLKVMRDLQTELGVGYVFITHDLPVVEKVADDVYVMKDGRIVEEGTTAEIFLAAQHPYTRTLLAAAPVLT; encoded by the coding sequence ATGCTTCTTGAGGCCAAGAACGTCTCGAAGGTGTTCCGCGGCCGCCGTGGAGCGGCGCCGGTGCACGCCGTGCGCGAAGCGAGCGTGGTCGCCGAGCCGGGACGCTTCGTCGCGATCGTCGGCGAGAGCGGCAGCGGCAAGAGCACGCTGGCGCGTCTTCTGCTGGGGCTCCTCGATCCGTCCGGCGGCGCGATCGAGTGCGACGGCGTGGATGTGGCATCGATGGGCCGCGCGCAGATGACCGCCTACCGGCGACAGGTGCAGGCGGTCCTGCAGGACCCTGCCGGGTCGCTGAACCCCCGCAAGCGCGTGGAGCAGGCCGTGGGCGAGGTCGTCCGGCTGCACGGCATCGCCCACGGGCGCGAAGCGGTCCGCGCGACGGTGGCCGACGCCCTCGCGCTGGTCGGCATGACCCCCGCCGAGCAGTTCCTCGACCGGTATCCCCACGAGCTCAGCGGCGGGCAGCGCCAGCGTGTGCTCATCGCCCGCGCGATCGTGCTGCGGCCGCGCGTGATCGTCGCCGACGAGGCGGTCTCGGCCCTCGACGCGTCGGTCAAGGCCGGCGTGCTCAAGGTCATGCGGGATCTGCAGACCGAGCTCGGCGTCGGCTACGTCTTCATCACCCACGACCTGCCCGTCGTCGAGAAGGTCGCCGACGACGTCTACGTCATGAAGGACGGCCGCATCGTCGAAGAGGGCACGACGGCCGAGATCTTCCTCGCAGCGCAGCATCCGTACACGCGGACGCTCCTCGCGGCGGCGCCCGTGCTCACGTGA
- a CDS encoding ATP-binding cassette domain-containing protein — protein sequence MPCIAPCAWQTLEDVEAIAERFPHELSGGMRQRVLIAIAIAKQPDLIIADEPTTALDATVQARVLKTLGDAVSDLGTSLILISHDIAVVAAMTDRICVMYGGVVVETGPTDQVLHDPQHPYTRALLRSVRSLTDAEVDLYSIPPALRRSIAEEVAHAS from the coding sequence GTGCCGTGCATCGCGCCCTGCGCCTGGCAGACCCTCGAAGACGTCGAGGCGATCGCGGAGCGATTCCCCCACGAGCTCAGCGGCGGCATGCGTCAGCGCGTGCTCATCGCCATCGCCATCGCGAAGCAGCCCGACCTGATCATCGCGGACGAGCCCACGACGGCGCTGGACGCGACCGTCCAGGCGCGCGTGCTCAAGACACTCGGCGATGCGGTGTCGGACCTCGGCACGTCGCTCATCCTCATCTCCCACGACATCGCGGTCGTCGCCGCCATGACCGACCGCATCTGCGTCATGTACGGCGGCGTCGTGGTCGAGACGGGCCCGACCGATCAGGTCCTGCACGACCCGCAGCATCCGTACACGCGCGCGCTGCTGCGGAGCGTCCGCAGTCTCACGGATGCCGAGGTCGATCTGTACTCGATCCCGCCCGCGCTGCGCCGCAGCATCGCCGAGGAGGTGGCTCATGCTTCTTGA
- a CDS encoding ABC transporter permease, producing the protein MSTQSSIETPVDQAPEPAPATEPIRTERTKGTRASAWRAFLRAPSTLVFLPLMAIITLVSVIGPAFVGDPVAAAYPVLQPPSAEFPMGTDFLGRDYLARVVNGGQVSLLVGISVALLCMTIGVVVGGLAGYYGGFMDTALVKVAEFFQVLPGLVLALVAAALLGSNVFVIVAILAITMWPAVARIARAEAMRISQLGYVESAKAAGFRGPRIIWSDVIPNAMPPVLVATSMTVGRAILIESGLAYLGVGDANNPSWGALLNSAQSYMQDGWWLALFPGALIFLTVLSINILGDRMNDAFNPTVGRVK; encoded by the coding sequence ATGAGCACGCAGAGCAGCATCGAGACGCCGGTCGATCAGGCACCCGAGCCGGCCCCCGCGACCGAGCCGATCCGCACCGAGCGCACGAAGGGCACGCGGGCGTCGGCGTGGCGCGCGTTCCTGCGGGCGCCGTCGACGCTCGTCTTCCTGCCTCTGATGGCGATCATCACGCTCGTCTCGGTCATCGGCCCGGCCTTCGTCGGCGACCCGGTGGCAGCGGCGTACCCGGTGCTCCAGCCGCCGAGCGCGGAGTTCCCCATGGGCACCGACTTCCTGGGACGCGACTACCTGGCGCGTGTCGTCAACGGCGGGCAGGTGTCGCTGCTGGTCGGCATCAGCGTCGCGCTGCTGTGCATGACGATCGGCGTCGTGGTCGGCGGGCTCGCGGGCTACTACGGCGGATTCATGGACACCGCGCTGGTCAAGGTCGCGGAGTTCTTCCAGGTGCTGCCCGGTCTCGTGCTCGCCCTCGTGGCGGCGGCGCTCCTCGGCTCCAACGTCTTCGTCATCGTCGCGATCCTCGCCATCACGATGTGGCCGGCCGTGGCGCGCATCGCGCGCGCCGAGGCGATGCGCATCTCGCAGCTCGGCTACGTCGAGTCGGCGAAGGCCGCGGGTTTCCGGGGGCCCCGCATCATCTGGTCGGATGTCATCCCCAACGCGATGCCGCCGGTGCTGGTGGCGACGAGCATGACCGTCGGGCGCGCGATCCTCATCGAGTCGGGGCTGGCGTACCTCGGCGTCGGCGACGCGAACAATCCCAGCTGGGGTGCGCTGCTGAACTCCGCGCAGTCGTACATGCAGGACGGATGGTGGCTGGCCCTGTTCCCCGGCGCCCTCATCTTCCTCACCGTCCTGTCGATCAACATCCTCGGCGACCGCATGAACGACGCCTTCAATCCGACCGTCGGGAGGGTCAAGTGA